A region of Methanomicrobium sp. W14 DNA encodes the following proteins:
- a CDS encoding type II/IV secretion system ATPase subunit encodes MKIERLQLSKNRKENVTKTVGSDNNPDSPDCSIKNEKNPFRIKSGKKTLNISELTSKFGFNLKIKKDKSRECSGLKDDSGKKRINPDDEINEIFQNYSDFECPLPELSGDEIDWVVERYWLKPPYSYVKIFRNWEFDLTYSIVEPKITKKELVILEETYEHLRSVLVYDSPRPKGDLKLDPMFLKQVIKSFDPSITCERTDILIYYLQRNFTGYGKLDPMMSDENIEDITCNGAGIPLYIYHRKYCNLRTNLVFDNIELNKYVLKLAQKADKQLSLTTPIIDAALPTGARAQITYSDIVSSKGSSFTIRKFKTDPMTPVDLISTKTYNAELMAFIWLAVENNKSIIIVGGTASGKTSTMNAASFFIPTTAKIVSIEDTREIQLPHDNWLAMRTRETGITSTKSDVDMFTLLKAALRQRPEYIIVGEVRGAEAQTLFQAMNTGHTTYSTIHAGGVSEAINRLTHEPINVPRVMFGALDLMVIQGLQFDEGRGFRRCLSINEMVVNEGDISWNEIYRWDHINDEFIKNTRESKVLGDIAYTHGWNDDALEYNLQIRKNMLERLADKKINDSMQISHFINEVRKTCRK; translated from the coding sequence ATGAAAATTGAACGACTACAGCTTTCCAAAAACAGAAAAGAAAACGTGACAAAAACTGTTGGTTCTGACAACAATCCCGATAGTCCGGATTGCAGTATCAAAAATGAAAAAAATCCTTTCAGAATTAAGTCAGGAAAAAAAACATTAAATATTTCAGAACTGACGTCAAAATTTGGATTTAACCTGAAAATTAAAAAAGACAAATCCAGAGAATGTTCAGGTCTAAAAGACGACTCCGGTAAAAAAAGAATAAATCCCGACGATGAAATCAATGAGATTTTTCAAAATTATTCAGATTTTGAATGTCCTCTTCCCGAATTGTCCGGTGATGAAATCGACTGGGTTGTCGAAAGGTACTGGCTGAAACCGCCTTATTCATATGTAAAAATTTTCAGGAACTGGGAATTCGACTTAACCTATTCAATCGTAGAACCGAAAATAACAAAAAAAGAGCTTGTAATTCTCGAAGAAACATACGAGCACCTAAGATCAGTTCTCGTTTATGATTCACCCAGGCCGAAAGGAGATTTGAAACTTGATCCAATGTTTTTGAAACAGGTCATAAAATCGTTTGATCCCTCAATTACCTGCGAAAGAACTGATATACTAATATATTACCTGCAGAGAAATTTTACCGGTTACGGCAAACTTGACCCAATGATGAGTGACGAGAACATCGAGGACATAACATGCAACGGCGCCGGCATACCTTTGTACATATACCACAGAAAATACTGCAACCTCAGAACAAACCTTGTTTTCGACAATATCGAACTTAACAAATATGTCCTAAAACTGGCACAAAAAGCGGATAAACAGCTTTCACTGACCACCCCGATTATCGACGCCGCTCTTCCGACAGGAGCCAGGGCACAGATCACTTACAGCGACATAGTATCGTCTAAAGGGAGCTCTTTTACAATCCGAAAATTCAAGACAGACCCTATGACCCCGGTTGATCTAATCTCAACCAAAACGTACAATGCGGAACTTATGGCATTCATCTGGCTTGCCGTTGAAAACAACAAGAGCATAATTATCGTAGGGGGAACGGCGTCAGGTAAAACGTCAACAATGAACGCCGCATCCTTTTTTATACCCACAACAGCAAAGATTGTATCAATTGAGGATACAAGGGAGATTCAGCTACCGCACGACAACTGGCTTGCCATGAGAACGAGAGAGACAGGGATAACCTCCACAAAATCCGATGTTGACATGTTTACTCTTCTAAAAGCAGCTTTAAGGCAGCGCCCGGAATATATCATCGTAGGGGAAGTAAGAGGTGCCGAGGCGCAGACGCTTTTTCAGGCAATGAATACCGGACATACCACTTATTCAACCATTCATGCAGGTGGAGTGAGTGAGGCAATCAACAGGCTTACGCACGAGCCGATAAACGTCCCGAGGGTTATGTTCGGTGCACTTGACCTTATGGTAATTCAGGGTCTCCAGTTTGATGAAGGGCGCGGATTCAGGCGCTGCCTCTCAATAAACGAAATGGTTGTAAATGAAGGGGACATCAGCTGGAATGAAATTTACAGATGGGATCACATAAATGACGAATTTATCAAAAATACAAGAGAATCAAAAGTTTTAGGTGATATTGCATATACTCACGGGTGGAATGATGACGCCCTTGAATACAATCTCCAGATTAGAAAAAATATGCTTGAAAGACTCGCTGACAAAAAAATTAACGACAGTATGCAGATAAGCCACTTTATCAACGAGGTCAGAAAAACCTGCCGCAAATAA
- a CDS encoding type IV pilin, whose translation MVDIHEREGAVSPVVGVMLMLVVTIILAAVVSAFGTGMMGDTTSSMPATVKYIGINPGGDDKKLDNGFVGLIFEVTGGSLDLEKMKFYISGTGFGGGGEAFMTYNDALWGKYYNGGDGASGGNRFYFNNPGTGMLAYDPTEFYTCRMMKFKNLDPTGEGMCPEETILSTGDRFILFIEYLSPQSATAPAKLGFGVHRSDGSGASTAFQSGAVSVNGDGHGILSSEDGTVFWDGYMKASDIL comes from the coding sequence ATGGTAGATATTCATGAAAGAGAAGGGGCGGTTTCGCCTGTTGTCGGTGTTATGCTTATGCTTGTTGTAACAATAATCCTTGCAGCGGTCGTTTCGGCTTTTGGAACGGGGATGATGGGAGACACTACTTCATCAATGCCTGCAACAGTTAAATACATCGGAATTAATCCCGGGGGAGACGATAAAAAGCTTGACAACGGTTTCGTGGGACTGATATTTGAAGTCACCGGTGGTTCACTTGATCTTGAAAAGATGAAGTTCTACATATCAGGAACTGGTTTCGGTGGCGGAGGAGAGGCATTCATGACCTATAATGACGCTTTATGGGGCAAGTATTATAATGGAGGAGACGGGGCAAGCGGGGGAAACAGATTCTACTTTAACAATCCCGGTACAGGTATGCTTGCATATGACCCTACAGAATTTTATACGTGCCGCATGATGAAATTCAAAAATCTTGACCCGACAGGGGAAGGCATGTGCCCGGAAGAAACAATCCTTAGTACAGGAGACCGGTTTATATTGTTTATTGAATATCTGAGTCCGCAAAGTGCGACAGCTCCGGCGAAACTTGGGTTTGGAGTGCACAGAAGCGATGGATCGGGGGCAAGCACGGCATTTCAGAGCGGGGCAGTCAGTGTGAACGGTGACGGGCACGGCATTCTTTCAAGCGAAGACGGAACGGTTTTCTGGGACGGTTACATGAAGGCATCGGATATACTCTGA
- a CDS encoding type IV pilin — protein sequence MKGKTKIRIKKSCLFREDNEAVSPVVGVMLMLVVTIIVAAVVSAFSSGIVSTSEQSPSVSYEFTIKAGDVSKSDGYPVELRVLAGKNVPTKDLQIITSYTVPESSRGVKLDDGGRVIKHILDGSISPFEEGTTTSDPSVDIDDTVDGYPFTPQTNGYSGALYPATSGFQNTEYFGTCNFETNCVYFFADPDKFLGFDTGDSKYGFGEGSVVHITVVHKPSNTAIFDQDVNVIW from the coding sequence GTGAAAGGAAAAACAAAAATCCGGATAAAAAAAAGCTGTTTGTTTCGCGAGGATAATGAGGCAGTCTCACCAGTTGTAGGCGTTATGCTTATGCTTGTTGTGACTATAATCGTTGCAGCTGTAGTAAGCGCTTTTTCTTCAGGCATAGTTTCGACTTCGGAACAGTCTCCTTCAGTATCATATGAGTTTACGATAAAAGCAGGTGATGTTTCCAAATCTGATGGTTACCCAGTTGAACTGCGTGTCCTTGCAGGAAAGAACGTTCCTACTAAAGACCTCCAGATTATAACGTCATATACTGTTCCCGAGAGTTCCCGCGGGGTCAAACTTGATGACGGCGGGAGGGTAATTAAGCATATTCTGGACGGTTCTATCTCTCCTTTTGAGGAGGGGACGACAACCTCTGATCCTTCAGTGGATATAGATGATACTGTAGACGGCTATCCGTTTACTCCGCAGACAAACGGTTATTCCGGGGCATTGTACCCGGCAACGAGCGGTTTTCAAAATACCGAGTACTTCGGGACCTGCAACTTTGAGACCAACTGCGTTTATTTTTTCGCAGACCCTGATAAGTTCCTCGGATTTGACACGGGTGACAGTAAATATGGGTTTGGAGAAGGGTCAGTTGTCCACATCACCGTTGTCCACAAGCCAAGCAACACTGCAATCTTTGACCAGGATGTGAATGTAATATGGTAG
- a CDS encoding type IV pilin N-terminal domain-containing protein, with translation MSIKLLKNKEVAVSPVVGVMLMLVVTIIIAAVVSSLSGTLVGPEKTAPQSQLVAGYDVQINDDDKTNNVSDNPHKNNCLTFRLSGGEPLSLDNLMIELSTGDSSMKFTSDTLLDSSSAAVEEGNKLEIYENKKGNSTYFAISPGMSDIIAVGDTFMLVADDSYDSTLATDDSIKKGRFLTWTPEGSSGTFKAQVNVPLEYVIYDAISNKQIQSGTITLQ, from the coding sequence ATGAGTATTAAATTATTGAAGAATAAAGAAGTTGCAGTTTCACCAGTTGTCGGCGTTATGCTTATGCTTGTTGTAACAATTATCATTGCTGCAGTAGTCTCGTCACTTTCAGGAACACTTGTCGGTCCTGAAAAAACCGCACCGCAGTCACAGCTTGTTGCAGGGTATGACGTACAGATAAACGATGACGATAAAACAAATAATGTCTCGGACAATCCTCATAAAAACAACTGTCTTACATTCCGTCTTAGCGGCGGTGAACCATTGTCGCTTGACAATTTAATGATTGAACTCAGTACAGGCGACAGTTCGATGAAATTTACTTCTGATACTTTATTGGACAGTTCTTCCGCGGCTGTCGAAGAGGGAAACAAACTGGAAATCTATGAAAACAAAAAGGGTAATTCCACTTATTTTGCGATTTCACCCGGGATGTCTGATATTATTGCCGTAGGTGACACTTTCATGCTCGTTGCAGACGACAGCTATGACAGTACTCTTGCAACGGATGACTCAATAAAAAAGGGAAGATTTCTGACCTGGACTCCTGAGGGGTCATCAGGCACGTTCAAAGCACAGGTGAATGTACCTCTTGAATATGTTATATATGACGCTATAAGCAACAAGCAGATCCAGTCCGGAACGATAACTCTCCAGTGA
- a CDS encoding type IV pilin N-terminal domain-containing protein, with protein sequence MKLKFIKSKIGKNILKDDFGVSPVIGVMLMLVVTIIIASFVAVFAGGAAGSATAVPSASLDVSIISNGGDGDDQYVMLIKHLGGDSIPSSDMQILTYYTSPSTCDKGKQMLGGSISSVTSAISAAKLSYSDQDVKIPFLNNLAIGKPGDPGTNFGEYTFGPGDVISTGDDFGTAVAVFGITTTSEINSSTYSGYGFGRGSSVEVEVIHNPSQKSIYKGTVTVE encoded by the coding sequence ATGAAATTAAAATTCATTAAAAGCAAAATTGGAAAAAATATTTTAAAAGATGATTTTGGAGTGTCACCTGTAATCGGGGTGATGCTTATGCTCGTAGTTACGATAATTATTGCTTCTTTTGTTGCTGTATTCGCCGGAGGTGCAGCGGGTTCAGCTACAGCTGTTCCGAGTGCCTCGCTTGATGTAAGCATCATCTCAAACGGCGGTGATGGTGATGACCAGTATGTCATGCTGATAAAACATCTCGGGGGAGACAGTATTCCGTCAAGTGATATGCAGATTCTGACATATTACACGTCTCCGTCCACATGCGATAAAGGAAAGCAGATGCTTGGAGGTTCAATATCTTCAGTCACTTCGGCTATAAGTGCAGCTAAATTAAGCTACAGTGACCAGGACGTAAAGATACCGTTCCTTAACAACCTGGCTATAGGAAAACCCGGGGATCCCGGAACGAATTTTGGCGAATACACGTTCGGTCCCGGGGATGTGATAAGTACAGGTGACGATTTTGGAACGGCAGTTGCAGTTTTTGGTATTACCACAACATCTGAAATAAACAGTTCTACGTATTCGGGTTATGGCTTTGGAAGGGGTTCTTCAGTGGAAGTTGAGGTAATTCATAATCCAAGCCAGAAGAGCATATACAAAGGGACGGTGACGGTAGAATGA
- a CDS encoding type IV pilin N-terminal domain-containing protein, translating to MVTSGKDETAVSPVVGVMLMLVVTIIIAAVVSGFGMNMISGTKSAPAVQIGYAGLMTVDPGNTGKIGLVFENLGGDDIRLDEITLNLKESGLSNVTDTDGKVIATTRGHEAVVSYRDFPSETIINDGATSTTAVLSPEYLSFYKDYRFAKLPARSGGVGAIQDNTSVVKSSANLLIEPGEKFIVLADKYSTGEGKKFGKVYYVAERGNAANPYSGGWFEVGPKTTYSIVDEDSGSVISTGSLVGEII from the coding sequence GTGGTAACTTCGGGCAAAGACGAAACTGCGGTCTCTCCTGTTGTCGGAGTCATGCTGATGCTCGTCGTGACGATTATTATAGCGGCTGTGGTCTCGGGTTTCGGAATGAATATGATTTCAGGCACGAAATCCGCTCCTGCGGTCCAGATAGGATATGCGGGTCTGATGACAGTAGATCCCGGTAATACAGGAAAAATAGGACTGGTTTTTGAAAATCTTGGCGGAGACGATATAAGACTTGATGAGATAACCCTGAATCTTAAGGAGTCGGGACTTTCCAATGTTACGGATACAGACGGAAAAGTCATCGCGACAACCCGGGGACACGAGGCGGTGGTCTCATACAGGGACTTTCCGTCGGAAACAATCATAAATGACGGTGCGACCTCGACAACTGCAGTTCTGAGTCCAGAATATTTGAGTTTCTATAAGGATTACAGGTTTGCAAAACTTCCAGCACGTTCCGGGGGAGTCGGTGCCATACAGGATAACACTTCTGTTGTCAAGTCTTCAGCAAATCTTCTGATTGAGCCCGGTGAGAAGTTCATTGTCCTTGCAGACAAGTACTCAACCGGGGAAGGAAAAAAATTCGGAAAGGTCTATTATGTTGCCGAACGCGGCAATGCAGCTAATCCGTATTCAGGGGGGTGGTTTGAGGTAGGTCCGAAGACCACGTATTCGATAGTGGATGAAGATTCAGGTTCCGTTATTTCAACAGGGAGTCTTGTGGGAGAAATAATATGA
- a CDS encoding type IV pilin N-terminal domain-containing protein: MKKRNRKAYFSACDEDAVSPVVGVMLMLVVTIIIAAVVSGFAGGIVSTSQAAPSVSLDVSVSAGSSGASKYVVIENLGGDSLNTKDLRIISSFTCPDAVMKTSVSNAGKVVKHTIDGTLDPVEANDLVTDTAIVPDYPWTPQTTNNDDIVSTRTADRTFGTAVLSPGSSVQFDRSYFLGFPTDGNNYISEYGLAGNENAHVTIIHIPSGETIYDKDVVIAW, encoded by the coding sequence ATGAAAAAAAGAAACAGAAAGGCGTATTTTTCTGCATGCGATGAAGATGCGGTCTCTCCTGTTGTCGGAGTCATGCTGATGCTGGTTGTAACAATTATCATTGCTGCAGTTGTAAGTGGTTTTGCAGGTGGGATTGTCAGTACTTCCCAGGCTGCCCCTTCGGTGTCACTTGACGTTTCGGTTTCGGCAGGTTCCTCGGGGGCATCAAAATATGTTGTGATTGAAAATCTTGGAGGAGACAGTCTTAACACAAAAGACCTCAGGATTATCAGCTCATTTACATGTCCTGATGCAGTCATGAAAACCAGCGTTTCTAATGCAGGAAAGGTTGTTAAACATACGATTGACGGCACTCTTGACCCTGTTGAGGCAAACGATCTGGTGACTGATACAGCAATAGTCCCCGATTACCCGTGGACACCGCAGACGACAAACAATGATGACATTGTCAGCACAAGAACGGCTGACAGGACTTTTGGAACGGCGGTTCTTAGCCCGGGGAGCAGTGTTCAGTTTGACAGGTCCTATTTCCTTGGTTTTCCTACAGACGGAAATAATTACATTTCAGAATACGGACTTGCAGGAAATGAAAATGCCCATGTAACGATTATTCATATCCCGAGCGGGGAAACGATTTATGATAAAGATGTGGTGATAGCGTGGTAA
- a CDS encoding type II secretion system F family protein, whose amino-acid sequence MADSEGFIDSILNNRQLSLYLKSAHIKTQVNQYMMAAVLLSVLPFFAAMMTGVILYTFDVNPGLLPPVPDPLVIAGGGVVISALIFLGFYYYPQLEASGRKNSIDMDLAYAVTYMQALSSTLPLYDIFRSVYEADDLYGEVSKECGIIVRNVEVFGEDLLSAMEYVISVTPSERFKELINDLMLVYRSGGNLKNFFNAKSESYREIAKQELEALLQFLEMIAEIYVTAFVAGPIAIIIMLVAQNLSGQNQLNGIMPLLYFGLPLGAIALIFVLYVLLPPDNLDISRKEIKDIEFGQDLLEPDDKTELDKKFLKDFNNRKQVLKLLDIIRHPVKFYISDYNIGITLGCIAAVLVFFAYYTGYIALIIPQYTTETFICLMIIAGIFPVMLAYEIRSKYVKNVERQLPEFLREISDMRDIGMTLQSAIKMISASKAGVLSSEIRIVSDELSYGSSLSGALVRMEERIGLVSVKRAISLLVKASEVTDAIREILAIAISDLEHYLRMKSKRFNVSFVYLAVIYLSFGIYLYSAYQMNVAFISSFSDFNLNLDISSSKAGMFHIGIILGFFSGIMAGQLSSNSIYAGLKHSALLLTATIITFVYLI is encoded by the coding sequence ATGGCAGATTCTGAGGGCTTCATTGATTCTATTCTCAACAACAGGCAGCTGTCACTGTATCTTAAGTCTGCACATATAAAAACACAGGTAAATCAGTACATGATGGCAGCCGTTCTTCTTAGCGTTCTGCCATTTTTTGCTGCAATGATGACAGGCGTAATTCTTTACACATTTGATGTAAACCCCGGACTGCTGCCACCTGTTCCTGACCCTCTGGTTATAGCAGGCGGCGGAGTGGTCATATCTGCACTGATTTTTCTTGGTTTTTATTATTATCCACAACTTGAGGCTTCTGGACGGAAAAACAGTATTGACATGGATTTAGCGTATGCAGTCACATATATGCAGGCTCTTTCATCAACATTACCGCTTTACGATATTTTCAGAAGCGTTTATGAAGCTGACGACCTTTATGGTGAAGTTTCAAAGGAATGCGGGATTATTGTCCGCAATGTTGAAGTTTTCGGGGAGGACCTTTTGAGCGCTATGGAGTACGTAATTTCAGTAACGCCGTCAGAAAGGTTTAAAGAGCTTATAAACGATCTTATGCTTGTCTACCGTTCAGGCGGCAATCTCAAAAATTTCTTTAATGCAAAATCCGAATCCTACCGTGAAATCGCAAAACAGGAACTTGAAGCTCTGCTTCAGTTTCTTGAAATGATTGCTGAAATTTACGTCACCGCTTTTGTTGCAGGTCCCATTGCAATTATTATAATGCTTGTTGCACAGAACCTCTCGGGCCAGAACCAGCTCAACGGAATAATGCCCCTTTTGTATTTTGGTCTGCCTTTAGGTGCAATTGCCTTAATTTTTGTACTTTATGTTCTTCTGCCCCCTGACAACCTTGACATCTCCAGAAAGGAAATAAAAGACATAGAGTTCGGTCAGGACCTTCTTGAGCCTGACGATAAGACCGAACTTGATAAAAAATTTCTTAAAGACTTCAACAACCGCAAACAGGTTTTAAAACTTCTTGATATAATCAGACATCCGGTTAAATTTTACATCTCTGACTACAATATCGGCATAACTCTTGGATGTATTGCCGCGGTTCTGGTATTTTTTGCCTATTATACAGGATACATAGCCCTGATAATCCCGCAGTATACAACAGAGACTTTTATATGCCTGATGATAATTGCAGGAATTTTCCCCGTGATGCTTGCCTATGAAATACGCAGCAAATACGTAAAAAATGTTGAAAGACAGCTTCCAGAGTTTTTGCGTGAGATCTCAGACATGCGTGACATTGGCATGACACTTCAGAGTGCAATAAAAATGATTTCGGCAAGTAAAGCCGGAGTTTTATCCTCGGAGATAAGAATAGTCTCAGACGAACTCAGTTATGGCTCTTCTCTTTCCGGCGCACTCGTAAGAATGGAAGAGCGTATAGGACTTGTCTCCGTAAAAAGAGCAATATCTCTCCTTGTTAAAGCAAGCGAAGTGACAGATGCCATAAGAGAGATTCTTGCTATCGCAATCTCCGATCTTGAACATTATCTGAGAATGAAATCAAAAAGGTTCAATGTCTCATTTGTCTATCTTGCCGTAATTTACCTGTCTTTTGGTATATACCTGTATTCCGCATACCAGATGAATGTCGCTTTTATATCCAGTTTTTCCGATTTTAACCTTAACCTGGATATCAGTTCAAGCAAGGCCGGCATGTTTCACATAGGAATTATTCTTGGGTTCTTTTCCGGAATTATGGCAGGGCAGCTTTCATCAAACAGCATATATGCAGGACTGAAACATTCGGCTCTACTTCTGACTGCAACAATCATTACTTTCGTATATCTTATTTGA
- a CDS encoding type IV pilin has product MTADASLKEKQFISTNKKTEEGVTSVVGEMLLLVLVVILVSIMAASVFNLLPGEREKVIDVTMDVNDKVIYFWHHGGDWTDKRDLSIYMMKSDGSGTTASISATDKRLTIYAYNSSSGDYTVSSDTFDLGCRISAEVPSDIESGNYDIRLIDSEKVIAAYDRVRLK; this is encoded by the coding sequence ATGACAGCAGACGCATCACTGAAAGAAAAACAGTTTATAAGCACTAATAAAAAAACAGAGGAAGGTGTAACCTCTGTTGTCGGCGAAATGCTTCTTTTAGTGCTTGTTGTAATTTTAGTGTCCATTATGGCAGCATCAGTCTTCAATTTACTCCCGGGAGAGCGTGAAAAAGTCATCGACGTCACAATGGACGTCAATGATAAAGTCATATATTTCTGGCACCACGGAGGGGACTGGACGGATAAAAGAGACCTGAGCATTTACATGATGAAATCAGACGGAAGCGGGACAACAGCGTCAATATCAGCCACCGATAAGAGACTTACCATATATGCTTACAATTCGTCTTCCGGCGATTATACCGTTTCCTCGGATACTTTTGATCTCGGGTGCAGAATCAGTGCTGAAGTTCCATCAGATATTGAATCAGGAAACTATGACATCCGCCTTATAGATTCAGAGAAGGTCATCGCTGCATACGATAGGGTGAGGTTAAAATGA
- a CDS encoding type IV pilin N-terminal domain-containing protein, producing MKYMNTNYTAVSSVVSVMVMLSILLVISAVLAAYAGGIINIPKNAPSADISVYTTGCGQNFSIVFEHRTGDALKTENLQVVTFVDGNQGIFLLSNIQSEKFIAGRKILTENLTSTAGLLGLKTEELDGYLKNRTSLEIAVYDLPSGTRLYKSEVIMEDRA from the coding sequence ATGAAATATATGAACACAAATTACACGGCAGTGTCATCAGTGGTCAGCGTAATGGTGATGCTCTCCATATTACTGGTAATCTCTGCTGTTCTGGCAGCATATGCAGGAGGAATTATAAATATCCCTAAAAATGCTCCTTCAGCGGATATTTCAGTATATACAACCGGCTGCGGTCAAAACTTTTCCATAGTTTTTGAGCACAGAACCGGAGATGCACTAAAGACAGAAAACCTACAGGTAGTTACATTTGTAGACGGCAACCAGGGAATCTTTCTGCTCTCAAATATTCAGTCTGAAAAATTTATTGCAGGAAGAAAAATCTTAACTGAAAATCTTACAAGTACTGCCGGACTTCTGGGCTTAAAAACTGAAGAACTGGATGGTTACCTGAAAAACCGTACGTCTCTTGAAATAGCAGTCTATGATCTGCCTTCAGGAACCCGTCTGTATAAATCAGAGGTAATCATGGAGGACAGAGCGTGA
- a CDS encoding type IV pilin: MKHNSSAVSEVVGVLLMLTVTLLITGLVVVAVNGLNKNMDKPVTASVTASEISEDANNKYIIFDNTLGDSFTLDRIMISLGIYERPADNIIIYGSDTKRLKSYSGDGIVALGGRFRLLSDYEDRLGWDSFEISSGEHLDYALYDRRANALISKGSIVIP, translated from the coding sequence GTGAAACACAACAGCTCAGCTGTTTCCGAAGTAGTCGGAGTACTTCTGATGCTTACAGTAACTCTGTTAATAACAGGACTGGTCGTAGTTGCCGTAAACGGACTGAACAAGAACATGGACAAACCGGTTACAGCATCAGTTACCGCGTCGGAAATCTCAGAAGACGCTAACAATAAATATATTATATTTGACAATACGCTGGGAGATTCCTTCACTTTGGACAGAATTATGATAAGTCTCGGCATTTATGAAAGACCTGCCGACAATATAATAATTTACGGATCGGATACAAAAAGGTTGAAAAGCTATTCCGGTGACGGTATTGTCGCCTTAGGAGGCCGTTTCAGACTGTTATCTGACTATGAAGACAGACTGGGATGGGATTCATTTGAAATATCTTCAGGCGAACACCTGGATTATGCATTATATGATCGCAGGGCAAATGCATTGATTTCTAAAGGATCAATTGTTATACCCTGA
- the cmk gene encoding (d)CMP kinase, producing the protein MKITISGPPGSGTTSLAKYLSSKYSFELISAGEVFRSLAREKGVSLIEFGELCEQNPDVDRLIDEKQKEIGESKENIIIEGRLAGRMVGNADLRVWIAASPDCRAERIAEREGVSFESAKSETFVREKSESERYKKYYNIDICDLSVYDLVISSEKWGKEELARVVDSAVENLKV; encoded by the coding sequence TTGAAGATAACCATAAGCGGTCCGCCAGGAAGCGGTACGACGTCCCTTGCGAAATATCTCTCGTCCAAATATTCTTTTGAGCTTATTTCTGCAGGAGAAGTTTTTCGCAGCCTTGCAAGAGAAAAAGGAGTGAGTCTTATTGAGTTTGGTGAACTGTGCGAACAAAATCCTGATGTTGACAGGCTTATAGACGAAAAACAGAAGGAAATCGGCGAATCTAAGGAGAATATTATAATAGAGGGCAGACTTGCCGGTCGTATGGTCGGTAACGCCGATTTAAGAGTCTGGATTGCCGCATCCCCTGACTGCCGTGCAGAAAGAATTGCAGAAAGGGAAGGGGTAAGCTTTGAATCTGCAAAAAGTGAAACTTTCGTCCGTGAAAAGTCTGAATCCGAAAGATACAAAAAATATTACAATATTGATATCTGCGATCTGTCGGTCTATGACCTTGTCATAAGCTCTGAAAAATGGGGTAAGGAAGAGCTTGCAAGGGTTGTTGACTCGGCAGTTGAAAATCTGAAGGTCTGA
- a CDS encoding DUF106 domain-containing protein, protein MAATKTKPAGSSGGMFTFLIIMVLVMVVYSVPFLRNAIADIAGLLLNPLHEILGVGWPVMILVLAAITGCYSSLLQKYTIDYEKMQRVQKKMRDFQKEFREAQLSGDEKKMRKLNEKRDKMMQEQLAMSQEQFKPLGWIMIITIPIFLWLLQMAPSMGTIVFPFMGELNLTDPTFIFMPAWIVWYMLCSLTLSQVIRKTLDIGGL, encoded by the coding sequence ATGGCAGCGACAAAAACAAAGCCGGCGGGTAGCAGCGGAGGGATGTTTACATTCCTTATAATAATGGTTCTTGTAATGGTTGTATACAGCGTTCCTTTTCTTCGAAACGCTATTGCGGACATTGCAGGCCTTTTGCTAAACCCTCTGCACGAGATTCTTGGTGTCGGCTGGCCGGTAATGATTCTTGTCCTTGCGGCGATTACGGGATGTTATTCTTCACTTCTCCAGAAATATACAATTGACTACGAGAAGATGCAGAGGGTTCAGAAAAAGATGCGTGACTTTCAGAAGGAATTTCGAGAGGCGCAGCTTTCCGGTGACGAAAAGAAAATGCGTAAGCTTAACGAAAAACGTGATAAAATGATGCAGGAGCAGCTTGCAATGTCGCAGGAGCAGTTCAAACCGCTCGGCTGGATTATGATTATTACAATTCCGATATTCCTGTGGCTTTTACAGATGGCTCCTTCTATGGGCACAATTGTTTTTCCGTTTATGGGAGAGCTGAATCTTACTGATCCTACATTTATATTCATGCCTGCATGGATTGTATGGTATATGCTCTGTTCGCTGACTTTGTCGCAGGTTATAAGAAAAACCCTTGATATAGGGGGCCTCTAA